The DNA region AgtacacaggttcaaatccatcATAGTAGGTATGctttaaaaatcaggaattaaaaagctagtgtaatgatgaccatgtaaccactgtcaattgttgtaaaaaatccatctggtttgctaatattctttagggaaggaaatctgctatccttacctgggctagcctacatgtgactccaaatccacaatgTTGTAGCTGACaaataactgccctctgggcaattaggaatatcCTATAcaataacacccacatcccatgaataatctGTTTTAAAACATGGCTCAATTCTCTATGTATTAAGAATCTGACATTTGTCTTGAGCTTCCATTTTCTGTTGCATATTAACGTGTCTCCTCAATCATCCGGGTAGCTCCAGCCTTTCCTTgaccaaagtaggaatttatctGATTGATACCTGGACTACCTCCTCTTTGAAGGTCTCCCATTGCTCATTTAATGAAGTGCTTGTTCTCGAATCAGAACAGGGATTGAAACCCATGTTGTTGGCACCAATCAGATCCACATCGAACATCCAATCAAACCCATTGCTCACTTGCTACCCGCTGAGCTTACTGTTCATTTAACCCAAGCCAGATCACTAAAACCAATCTTCTCTCATTCAGAATTGCTCTCTCAAATTGATCCGTATTCCTTTCCACACCTGTCACATTCTGTTCAGTCATGTTCTAACTGAATGGAGTAgtagattcaaagggctgaaaggcctacaaCCACACCCAATGTTCCCACTGTGGTTATGCAGCATTTGGAAATGAAGGAAGAAGCTACGTTTAGGTGGCGATATGGTGAGAGAGACCGCAAGATGGTGATTTTGGGGGAACTCGGGGAGAGGGTGGGCCAGTGGGATTGAGAGATAGCAAGACATGGTGCTACTCCTGTGTTGTAATTGCAAACTAATATCCGTATTCTGCCAACATTTCGATGGTTGGTTCTGGCTAAATCAGGCATGGCCCATTGATATGGCAATCCTGATAATGATAACTTATAAATGCCAATAATCTAAAGATGAATCTTGAGATTTCATATGATGGTGCTGGGGTGTATGAGACAGAATTGGGATGTGCAACTACAGTGCCATGATTAGTTTGATCATTGAAGAGCCAAGGTGGGAGTGGGTAAAAGAACTGGCAGTGACCAGGTGGGTTTCATGTGTAGAATTTGTGGCTTTCAtgaattgcccttgaaaaggtggaggTGAGCCGCTGCCATCCGTAAGGTGTAGGGGCATTCACAATGCTGTTGTGggggggagttccaggatttggactcagcaaaactgaaggaatagtgatctacttccaggtcaggatggtgagtggcttggacgggatcttgcaggtggtgccCTGGTTCTTCGAGATGGATTGGGAAGGAAGTGTATTGGTGGGATAGCTGAATAAGGAGATGGTGGGCAGGCGAATCGAACTATCGCTGGGGTGCCGCGCGCTTGTCTTGATTGGCCACATGTTCACTCTCCTCTGTGTCCTAGTGGAATATTCAGGGGTTTTCCCTGCTTTCCGGCCTGCCCAGGTGCCAGTGAGGACTTCTTGGAACCCCAAACCGCACAGGAGCATTCCGATGATGATCTGCCGACAGACAGCTCCCTATACTGGGGGACACCCCGACAGATGTCCCTGGAGTCCATGCTGTCCTGCGGAACTCCTCTGGGCCAGCAGCCATCCTGCTTTCCGGGGGGGTTCCCAAGCAGTGGTTCCCCAGAGCTGCCAGCGAGAGGTTTGGAAGAGGTCACCCATGGCCCGGGAAGGAAGAGACCCTCAAAATGTGACACAGCCCAGACAACAAAAGAGAAATGTTCTGTGCCGAGGGGGGTGGTACGCACTGAGACAATTGAGACCTTTCTAGCGGAGGAAGAGGATGAGCTGGAGGCCTATCACGTTCACGCTGAAGTGGCTGGCGGACATTGGCACAGCATGGAGCAGGAGATAGTGCCAGAGCCCAGGGACAGCACTGACGGGCATCCCTTGCAATTTAGCTCAGAGATCTCTGTTTTGGAAAGCATCCCAATCCATCAGGATCCTGAGGAGGACATGGCATCAGAATTGAGACTTGAACTGGAGCCTGAGGAAGAGGGGCAATTGCAGGGCAGCCCAGAGCTTGGGATCCTCCCGATGGAACAATCCAGAAGCCAAAAGGATGCAGAGGTATTTGAAGCACGTGCCATGGAGGTGGAGACGGATAGCGGAAGGTGGGCAGAGGACCTTTATTCTGACCAGACCGAGCTCGCTCAGCAACAGGAGGCACCACTGAGCAGCAAACCTGGTGTGGGGACAGTGACTGAAGAAGAGGGCACATCTTCAGCCTCCTCCCTACAGCCTGTCACAGGTAGGCCTGGTAAATGGCTCATTACAGACGTTAGCAAGTTACACTATGTGTGGGAAAGATAGCCTGGGGAAGGAGGTTTTGGGGAGTGGGCATAGGTATATATTTGAGACAgccttttaaaattcaaaatttgaTTAGACATAATGTATTGGGTTTGTTGTGTGCATACAGGCAGAGTCAGACTATTCAGCTCCTAATAGAATTGACACAGGGTTATTCCATAATTCACAACAGCTCTTCGTGGAACTCAATGCCTCGATTTAATGAGATCATCTCAAATTACAGGGCTTGGGTGCAATAGACCAATCAGGTAAATCCAttctcaggacagggacagcacaagaTTAGATGCAGATTGAAGCTTCTTCTGCACTGTCCCCATCCAACACtgccagcacagggacagcaaggggttagatacagattaATGTGTCCTTGACACTGAACCCATCAAACATTCTCAGGACTCTCTGACCCAGTGGTGAACCTTCACAGCTACAGCCCgtgctgtttgatttcaagtgAGTTGGTCTGAGAAATGAACAAACagcgaaattcacagctgaccttagAGAAACCTGTATGGGGAGATCACAGCTTGAGAGCAGCTAAGTGTCTGATTTCTTTTGTAAATCTGCAATAGTGAGTAGAGCAGGTTCTTTTTGATTACatgtttttattgagatctgtcttttgattaaactttaaaactATAAAACTTAGGCAGTAAGTTAGCCTGGAGCtgtgtttttagagcagtaagactgtgacaacattaaaaaggcatctggatggttatatgaatagaaagggtttagagagatatgggccaaatgctagcaaatgggactagatttgtacaggatatctggtcagcatggatgcattggaccaaagggccagtCTCCTTGTTTtatagctctgtgactctatgacaggTTCAcaacagggttagatacagagtagagctgcctctttttttttaaactgaagacaaactgaaagtaaagttcTTTCCACATTGTCCCcaacaaacattcccaggacaaggacagcacaaAATAAATCTACCTGTATTcttttaaacagaaagtaaatGTTCCTCAATTCTGATCCCATAAAACACTATAAGGACAATGAAAGCATGGGgtgaaataaagagtaaagtttCCTGTCTTAAAATGAAAGTAAACATCCCTCGACACTGTCTCCGTAACATacacccaggacagggacaacacagATTAATACGAGTAAAATTCCCTCTACTCTGTTAAAATAAAAGTTGTTACCTCTACACCATCCCTATTGAACACTCCCTGGACAGTTAAAGGATGGAGTTGGAAAGAGTAAAAGTCTCTCCACAcggtccccatcaaacactcccaggacaagcaCAGcatgggttagatacagagtaaagctccctctactcagcccccatcaaacactcccaggacaggcacagcatgggttagatacagagtaaagctccctctactcagcccccatcaaacactcccaggacaggcagagcatgggttagatacagagtaaagctccctctactcagcccccatcaaacactcccaggacaggcacagcatgggttagatacagagtaaagctccctctactcagcccccatcaaacactgccaggacaggCACAGCATggcttagatacagagtaaagctccttctactcagcccccatcaaacactcccaggacaggtacaacaGAGGGTTAGACacaaagtaaagctctctctactctttAAAACTGCAAATAAAGCTGACTCTACACCACATCCATCAAACAGACCCAGGACGGGCACAGcatagagatagcaagagctgcagatgctggggtcagagataaccccttcagagtcctgacccaaaacgtcaactttcttgcccctctgatgctgtgtagcctgctgtgttccttcagctccacactttgttattgggTACAGCATAgagttggatacagagtaaagcaccCTGTACTGttttaaacagaaagaaaagctctctctacactattCCCATCAAACAATCCCAGGAGAGATACaccacagggttagatacagaacaATGAACCTAAAGCAACATCATTTCCATTGTCAGTGAGGAATTTCTTGATTGCTATTGAAGTTGGTTGAGTGCGGATTCTGTAGCCTGTaatatgggaaatgcagcaggATGGCTGCTGGATAATTGTGCTGACGTGTGGCAGAGGAAGTGTCTCTAGGCTTTCTGTCCTGGCTTTGTTGCAACATGAGGAGCAAGGGGGAGGGCCAGAGGCTCTGGGACAGAGACAGTGATCAGCTGAGGGGAGGGGCCCAGCCAGGTTTCAACGCTTCATGGCCCCCTCTCCTCTCTGCGGTTAACCCTTGTCAGCAGGGATCAGTAGCTGGTGAATGGAGTCAGGAAACCATGGCTGATTTTACACTCCTCCCCCACTTCAATCCAATGGCCCTGAGTACAAAGGTAGCCCCTTACCATTGCTCACAGCCCAACAAGGTGTCAGAAAGTCCATTCTCCACCTTTACATCCAAGACCAGTAGATACAATCAGAGTGAATAAACCAGGGGTAAAATGGGACATGAGTAGGAGGAGAGAACAACTGGGATCACCTAGGGtcacagagttctgaagaagagtcactggacctgaaatattaaactctgctttctctccacagatgctggcagacctactgagcttttctagcaatttctgtttttgtgtcaccTAAGATGTCCATCACACCTCCTGCTCTGTATAAAGTTTCACCAATATCACTGGCATTGAATATTCCACATATAATTGGATAATGTCGGCCAGGCTATTTTACGACCTCTTCTAAGTGGCACTGTCACTTAGTCCAGAACCTCAGGCTAATTTTTAGGGGACATTGGATCGAATACTGTATTACCAGTATTGGAATACTCTGTGCAGTTTTGCCGTCCTTATCAGAGGAAAGACATTTTAGCTACAGAGACTGTGCAACAAAGCTTTACCAGCCTGATGCTTGGGGTGGCAGGctaaagagagactggatcacttaggactatattcactgaagtttagagaATGAAGAGGGAATCTCAAAAACAACCTATAAAATGCTAATGGGATTGGACAGGGtcaatgcaggaagaatgttcccaaagACTGGGAGGACCTGATCCAGTAGTGTCAGTCTTAACatatgggataggccatttaggacagagatgaggagaaatatcttcacccagagagtgagaagccattggaattctctgccacagaaagtggttgaggccaaaacattgaatattatCAAGAAGAACTTATAGTTCTTGTGGTTAAAGGGACATAGAGTGCGGAGAGGAAGCAGGAACAGGAGACTAAGTTGGATGATTCGCCACAATCATGCTGAATGAtacagcaggcttgaaaggccgaacggcctactcctgctcctgttgtCTATGCTTCTATGAATCACACCATGAGAGAtgaaatcaggaattaaaaactgacccatctagcCATTGTCATaaaacctcatctggttcactaatgtactttagggaaggaaatctgccatccatacctggtctagCTGACAGGTGACTCCAGGACCACTGTgctgtggtttactcttaaccaccctctgggcaactaaggatgggcaatgaatgctgacctagtCAGCAACATCTACACCCatgaaaattttgttttaaattcactctCGCACCTCTCTTGGCATTTACAGGATCATTCATCCAGATGGATCTCTCGTGAGCTCCCTTTAATGGGTATGGTGTTTTAGCAGTGCAGCACAATTACAGAGACTTGTGTGTCTCACTCGAGtgccctccctctgtccctcagGTTTGCTCATTCAACACTCACTCAGGGCAGTGTCACTCCCACAGAAATACAGACATGAGCCTGCTTTTACACACATCCCATGACCTGCCCTGGAAGCTGGACGAGGCTATAGTCACACAGTGCACAAGAACATTGATGAAAATCCCTGTTTCTCAATTACAGAAGCCGAGAATATGGTGGTTGAGCTGGAAGTGATCGGAGCAGCAGGAGTTGAGATAGCGACAGAAACAATAAAGGTGAAGAGCTTGATGGACGTGGTTGAAACAGTTGGCTCAAGAGATGGGCTGGAGCCTGTGGAAGTGGTGGGCACCGTAGAAGCTCTGTTACCAGGAGCATGTGACTGCAGCGTTTACACAGATGATACCATTGCCTGccaacactcactcaccccaGTCACAGTGCCAAGTGTGAATGAAACTCAGGAAGT from Stegostoma tigrinum isolate sSteTig4 chromosome 39, sSteTig4.hap1, whole genome shotgun sequence includes:
- the LOC125447871 gene encoding reticulon-4-like isoform X2, coding for MGLHHLGQVMGQVLGFGHCKESASTVSTTPDSTPSSTEGASEDFLEPQTAQEHSDDDLPTDSSLYWGTPRQMSLESMLSCGTPLGQQPSCFPGGFPSSGSPELPARGLEEVTHGPGRKRPSKCDTAQTTKEKCSVPRGVVRTETIETFLAEEEDELEAYHVHAEVAGGHWHSMEQEIVPEPRDSTDGHPLQFSSEISVLESIPIHQDPEEDMASELRLELEPEEEGQLQGSPELGILPMEQSRSQKDAEVFEARAMEVETDSGRWAEDLYSDQTELAQQQEAPLSSKPGVGTVTEEEGTSSASSLQPVTEAENMVVELEVIGAAGVEIATETIKVKSLMDVVETVGSRDGLEPVEVVGTVEALLPGACDCSVYTDDTIACQHSLTPVTVPSVNETQEVTDEEMRADNWQSPWQPSAFEQSDHPKSKGLEAVDQSVTDLLYWEDVKKTGTMFGAIILILFSLTQFSGISVLAYLTLSVLSVTISLRLYTSALHLIYKTQEVHPFQVYLDLDIALSQEQMRKYLEVTVLYVTSAISNLRRLFLVGDLLDSLKQQLPSSLFLWCIGNTRFTSISTWGW
- the LOC125447871 gene encoding reticulon-1-like isoform X1, coding for MGLHHLGQVMGQVLGFGHCKESASTVSTTPDSTPSSTEGASEDFLEPQTAQEHSDDDLPTDSSLYWGTPRQMSLESMLSCGTPLGQQPSCFPGGFPSSGSPELPARGLEEVTHGPGRKRPSKCDTAQTTKEKCSVPRGVVRTETIETFLAEEEDELEAYHVHAEVAGGHWHSMEQEIVPEPRDSTDGHPLQFSSEISVLESIPIHQDPEEDMASELRLELEPEEEGQLQGSPELGILPMEQSRSQKDAEVFEARAMEVETDSGRWAEDLYSDQTELAQQQEAPLSSKPGVGTVTEEEGTSSASSLQPVTEAENMVVELEVIGAAGVEIATETIKVKSLMDVVETVGSRDGLEPVEVVGTVEALLPGACDCSVYTDDTIACQHSLTPVTVPSVNETQEVTDEEMRADNWQSPWQPSAFEQSDHPKSKGLEAVDQSVTDLLYWEDVKKTGTMFGAIILILFSLTQFSGISVLAYLTLSVLSVTISLRLYTSALHLIYKTQEVHPFQVYLDLDIALSQEQMRKYLEVTVLYVTSAISNLRRLFLVGDLLDSLKFGVLLWLMTYVGAIFNGLTLTILATVAVFIVPLVYRKHKVHINQYLGLVRGQIKEFTAKIQAKLPGSKPKAE
- the LOC125447871 gene encoding reticulon-1-like isoform X3 — encoded protein: MSLESMLSCGTPLGQQPSCFPGGFPSSGSPELPARGLEEVTHGPGRKRPSKCDTAQTTKEKCSVPRGVVRTETIETFLAEEEDELEAYHVHAEVAGGHWHSMEQEIVPEPRDSTDGHPLQFSSEISVLESIPIHQDPEEDMASELRLELEPEEEGQLQGSPELGILPMEQSRSQKDAEVFEARAMEVETDSGRWAEDLYSDQTELAQQQEAPLSSKPGVGTVTEEEGTSSASSLQPVTEAENMVVELEVIGAAGVEIATETIKVKSLMDVVETVGSRDGLEPVEVVGTVEALLPGACDCSVYTDDTIACQHSLTPVTVPSVNETQEVTDEEMRADNWQSPWQPSAFEQSDHPKSKGLEAVDQSVTDLLYWEDVKKTGTMFGAIILILFSLTQFSGISVLAYLTLSVLSVTISLRLYTSALHLIYKTQEVHPFQVYLDLDIALSQEQMRKYLEVTVLYVTSAISNLRRLFLVGDLLDSLKFGVLLWLMTYVGAIFNGLTLTILATVAVFIVPLVYRKHKVHINQYLGLVRGQIKEFTAKIQAKLPGSKPKAE